In the genome of Deinococcus deserti VCD115, one region contains:
- a CDS encoding rhodanese-related sulfurtransferase: MMCLSSPDTLSTPRSWVVAALYQFRAIEDPAALRGILQDLAQELQLCGTLLVASEGINGTVAGSRESITALHDRLLELGFTRLEYKESLSPHQPFKRLKVRLKKEIVTLGVPVEPREQVGTYLSPDEWNALTADPDVIVVDTRNRYEVQAGTFQGAVNPGLDSFREFPAWVDEHLAGAEGKRIAMFCTGGIRCEKSTSLLRQKGFQEVYHLQGGILRYLEEVPREESRWEGECFVFDGRVTVGHGLTPGGGEMCHSCGWPLTGEDLASPRFERGVSCPHCHADTTEAQKAAFRDRQQMYDRGQL, translated from the coding sequence ATGATGTGTCTTTCCTCGCCCGACACCCTTTCCACACCCAGAAGCTGGGTGGTGGCGGCCCTGTACCAGTTCCGGGCCATAGAAGACCCAGCCGCGCTCCGGGGCATCCTGCAGGACCTCGCCCAGGAGCTGCAGCTGTGTGGCACGCTGCTGGTGGCTTCCGAAGGCATCAACGGCACAGTGGCTGGCTCCCGTGAATCCATTACCGCCCTGCATGACCGCCTGCTGGAGCTGGGCTTTACCCGCCTGGAGTACAAGGAGAGCCTGAGCCCTCACCAGCCGTTCAAACGGCTGAAGGTCCGGCTGAAAAAGGAGATCGTGACGCTGGGAGTCCCGGTCGAGCCGCGTGAGCAGGTCGGCACCTATCTGAGCCCGGACGAGTGGAACGCCCTGACAGCCGATCCCGATGTCATCGTGGTGGACACCCGCAACCGCTACGAGGTCCAGGCCGGCACCTTTCAGGGAGCAGTCAATCCGGGTCTGGACAGCTTCCGGGAGTTCCCGGCGTGGGTGGATGAACATCTGGCCGGGGCCGAAGGCAAGCGCATCGCGATGTTCTGCACCGGCGGCATCCGCTGCGAGAAAAGCACCAGCCTGCTGCGGCAGAAGGGCTTCCAGGAGGTTTACCACCTGCAGGGGGGCATTCTGCGCTACCTGGAGGAAGTGCCGCGCGAAGAGAGCCGCTGGGAAGGCGAATGCTTCGTGTTTGACGGCCGGGTAACAGTCGGGCATGGACTGACGCCGGGAGGAGGCGAGATGTGTCACTCGTGCGGCTGGCCGCTGACCGGGGAAGATCTGGCCAGTCCCCGGTTCGAGCGTGGGGTGAGCTGCCCGCACTGCCACGCGGACACCACCGAGGCCCAGAAGGCCGCCTTCCGGGACCGCCAGCAGATGTACGACCGCGGGCAGCTGTGA
- a CDS encoding histidine phosphatase family protein: MSATATLLAPAQLILVRHGQTAHNLERRMQGHIDALLDDTGHEQARKLAQHLKALGVRDPLIHSSDLQRAAATAEALHTVLGGSLHRSPDLREIGLGEWEGQLYAEIETAHPELYGRFWDGDPDCCAPGGETPQQCGDRVLRHLERHWPAAGQTVIVVSHGIAVGAALTRLLGLDYQQTFRERTLLHLNTAYSTLTLDPQTREIRSTVLAQSGHLDS, encoded by the coding sequence GTGAGCGCGACTGCCACTTTGCTGGCGCCCGCTCAGCTGATTCTGGTGCGCCATGGACAGACCGCCCATAACCTGGAACGGCGCATGCAGGGACATATCGACGCGCTGCTGGACGACACCGGCCATGAGCAGGCCCGGAAGCTCGCCCAGCACCTCAAGGCCCTGGGTGTCCGCGATCCGCTGATTCACAGCAGCGACCTGCAGCGCGCCGCAGCCACCGCCGAGGCGCTGCACACAGTTCTGGGCGGCTCGCTGCACCGTTCCCCTGACCTGCGCGAGATCGGGCTGGGCGAGTGGGAAGGCCAGCTTTACGCCGAGATCGAGACCGCGCATCCGGAGCTGTACGGCCGCTTCTGGGATGGAGATCCGGACTGCTGCGCTCCGGGCGGCGAAACCCCTCAGCAGTGTGGGGACCGGGTGCTGAGGCACCTTGAGCGGCACTGGCCGGCTGCCGGACAGACTGTCATCGTGGTATCTCACGGCATTGCCGTCGGCGCCGCACTGACGCGGCTGCTGGGTCTGGATTACCAGCAGACCTTCCGCGAGCGCACGCTGCTTCATCTCAACACGGCGTACTCCACGCTGACGCTCGACCCCCAGACACGGGAGATCCGGAGTACCGTACTGGCGCAGTCCGGGCACCTGGACAGCTAA
- a CDS encoding c-type cytochrome yields the protein MMHRSVLRLSGASLGLAGALAIVLAAAPGSAQTGSAQTGSSQAAAAPMPSFTSAQVTLGARVYTQSCQGCHGDKLQGGRSPALIGEKFLAKWADGKRPVADLHGYIAKNMPRNKPGTLTTAQALNVTAFVLSKNGYKAGKRSLTATALKVPLSAPATQTP from the coding sequence ATGATGCATCGTTCTGTACTTCGTCTTTCTGGCGCGAGTCTGGGACTCGCGGGTGCGCTGGCCATAGTTCTGGCCGCTGCGCCCGGAAGTGCTCAGACAGGCAGCGCCCAGACCGGAAGCAGCCAGGCGGCTGCGGCGCCCATGCCCAGCTTCACATCCGCACAGGTCACCCTGGGCGCACGAGTGTATACCCAGAGCTGCCAGGGCTGTCACGGCGACAAGTTGCAGGGAGGCCGCTCACCGGCCCTGATCGGCGAGAAGTTCCTGGCAAAGTGGGCTGACGGCAAGCGGCCGGTCGCTGACCTTCACGGTTACATCGCCAAAAACATGCCCCGCAACAAACCTGGCACCCTGACGACGGCTCAGGCCCTGAATGTCACGGCGTTTGTGCTGTCCAAAAACGGCTACAAGGCGGGCAAACGCTCCCTGACGGCCACGGCCCTCAAGGTGCCCCTGAGCGCCCCGGCCACCCAGACCCCCTGA
- a CDS encoding ABC-F family ATP-binding cassette domain-containing protein — protein MSTLLSAEALAVTFGERPVLSGVSLSVASGERVALLGRNGAGKTTLLRIVTGELRAEEGEIWQREDLRLSVLSQHHAHPPGLSVRALVDASHPYRTQETELLALEANLGDPDTLAAWSALHARLEVAEAYAWPSRVRRILGMLDLTRFLGREAATLSGGERTRLALALALAREPDLLVLDEPTNHLDIRMREWLEQWLRTFPGGVLLTSHDRDFLDVVATRSLWLEAGEATAYPGGYSRARAQRDLERRTQARAHRLGEREASRLQGSVEWLDRRGRRSSAMRSRAERVAVTEAPLPERQLRMRLLAGTARAQLVAWGEHLSKRYGDHMVLHDVAFKLRQGDRVALMGANGTGKTTLMRLLAGETFPDEGASAPVLRVAVGVSVASLDQIWHGLTPGEGLRAQFERRFGSRAPALLGGAGFTSADWLKTPEVLSGGERARAGLALVSGLRADLLLLDEPTNHLDVEALQALEAAVHAYAGAVVIVTHDRRFAREVANRLWVIEDAQLREPQGWGSREYSDPARSLEGDPPPPPPPPTSRQQLGPVETQLSALRAALDGPPGSLSGREEARLRAQAHHLQVRLYDLYSEVYAAPQYDEQVREPPLTVRAQRLGDWPNGQRGGMFWAAHDDDCPHLAWDGQTLRFSESPEAWFGAALLAGALRILFERWNAGRVQLGQGGPVLTRRAYFEQLGFIQS, from the coding sequence GTGTCGACCCTGCTGAGCGCCGAAGCGCTGGCCGTGACCTTCGGGGAGCGGCCGGTGCTGTCTGGTGTGTCGCTGAGTGTCGCTTCAGGCGAGCGCGTGGCCCTGCTGGGGCGTAACGGGGCGGGCAAAACCACCCTGCTGCGGATCGTGACCGGCGAGTTGCGGGCCGAAGAGGGAGAGATCTGGCAACGGGAAGACCTGCGGCTGAGCGTGCTTTCGCAGCACCATGCCCATCCACCGGGTCTGAGCGTGCGGGCACTGGTCGACGCTTCGCACCCCTACCGTACGCAGGAAACCGAACTGCTGGCGCTGGAAGCCAACCTGGGCGATCCTGACACGCTGGCAGCCTGGAGCGCCCTGCACGCCCGCCTGGAGGTGGCCGAGGCCTACGCCTGGCCGTCGCGCGTGCGCCGAATTCTGGGCATGCTGGACCTGACCCGGTTCCTGGGCAGGGAGGCTGCCACCCTGTCCGGCGGCGAGCGCACCCGATTGGCGCTCGCGTTGGCGCTGGCCCGCGAGCCGGACCTGCTGGTGCTGGACGAACCTACAAACCATCTGGACATCCGGATGCGCGAGTGGCTCGAGCAGTGGTTGCGTACCTTTCCGGGCGGCGTGCTGCTGACCAGTCACGACCGGGATTTTCTCGACGTTGTAGCGACCCGCAGCCTGTGGCTGGAGGCCGGCGAGGCCACCGCCTACCCGGGTGGTTACAGCCGCGCCCGCGCCCAGCGCGACCTCGAACGCCGGACCCAGGCCCGCGCACACCGCCTGGGAGAACGTGAAGCCAGCCGCCTGCAGGGCAGTGTGGAGTGGCTCGACCGTCGTGGGCGCCGGTCCTCGGCCATGCGGAGCCGCGCCGAGCGGGTGGCCGTGACCGAGGCCCCCCTGCCTGAACGACAGCTCCGCATGCGTCTGCTGGCCGGCACGGCACGGGCGCAACTGGTGGCCTGGGGTGAACATCTGAGCAAGCGGTACGGCGATCACATGGTCCTGCATGACGTGGCGTTCAAGCTGCGTCAGGGAGACCGGGTGGCCCTGATGGGCGCCAACGGCACCGGCAAGACCACCCTGATGCGCCTGCTGGCCGGAGAAACCTTTCCGGACGAGGGTGCGTCGGCCCCGGTCCTGCGGGTGGCGGTGGGGGTCAGCGTGGCCAGCCTGGACCAGATCTGGCACGGCCTGACTCCGGGTGAGGGCCTGCGGGCCCAGTTCGAGCGGCGCTTCGGGTCGCGTGCGCCCGCCCTGCTGGGAGGCGCGGGGTTCACGTCTGCCGACTGGCTCAAGACGCCCGAGGTGCTGTCCGGCGGCGAGCGGGCGCGCGCGGGGCTGGCGCTGGTCAGTGGGCTGCGGGCCGATCTGCTGCTGCTGGACGAGCCTACCAACCACCTGGACGTCGAGGCCCTCCAGGCTCTGGAGGCGGCGGTGCACGCCTACGCCGGTGCGGTGGTGATCGTCACCCACGACCGGCGTTTTGCGCGCGAGGTCGCCAATCGCCTGTGGGTCATTGAGGACGCTCAGTTGCGCGAGCCGCAGGGTTGGGGCAGCCGGGAGTACAGCGATCCGGCCCGCAGCCTGGAGGGTGACCCGCCCCCGCCGCCACCTCCACCCACTTCCCGCCAGCAGCTGGGCCCGGTGGAAACACAGCTTTCCGCGCTGAGAGCGGCGCTGGATGGACCACCTGGCAGTCTCAGTGGCAGGGAAGAGGCCCGGCTGCGTGCCCAGGCTCACCATCTCCAGGTGCGTCTGTATGACCTCTACAGTGAGGTCTACGCCGCTCCGCAGTACGACGAGCAGGTGCGCGAGCCGCCTCTTACGGTACGTGCGCAGCGGCTGGGCGACTGGCCGAATGGGCAGCGCGGCGGCATGTTCTGGGCCGCGCACGATGATGACTGTCCACATCTGGCGTGGGACGGTCAGACCCTGCGCTTCAGCGAGTCGCCCGAGGCATGGTTCGGCGCCGCGTTGCTGGCAGGTGCGCTGCGTATTCTGTTCGAACGCTGGAATGCCGGAAGGGTTCAGCTTGGGCAAGGCGGCCCGGTTTTGACTCGCCGGGCGTACTTCGAGCAGCTGGGATTTATCCAGTCCTGA